From the Lycium ferocissimum isolate CSIRO_LF1 unplaced genomic scaffold, AGI_CSIRO_Lferr_CH_V1 ctg653, whole genome shotgun sequence genome, one window contains:
- the LOC132045360 gene encoding uncharacterized protein LOC132045360 isoform X4, which yields MLRLELDGSSPCPSYHGAQLPWDHVLNMSPRPSHHSSMGLMKEIAILEIEIMRLERYLLSLYRTAFQQNLPALLENQKSHLQGKISSPTQSTTDQSYSNVELDMSKCGANQYDRTSTTYVFAGSSDQIQTAKKSSSIREKFADSGHRSLADHLTASRMDDVLSYPDRLSEEIVRCISCIYCKFANPEILAQKGLSVSSTSSLSSSSTFSPRNLSGSWSSHHNEESTEQYEFDVCKDDSRPYSTMIEILKICLDDDSFNYATAMLHKFRSLVKSLEKVDPRNMKREEKLTFWINIHNALVMHAYLAYGTQNSVRSSSILKAAYNVGGHCVNAYVIQSSILGIRPHYSAPWLQTLFSPGKKLATGNSRHAYAIEYPEPLVHFALCLGASSDPVIQVYTAKNVFQDLKAAKEEFIRATVCINKDKKIYLPKIICYFAKDMSLSTDGLLETVMESLPETQMKLVRSCMKDRADKLIYWLPQSWTFRYLIQKQVIQGRLSI from the exons TCTTCCATGGGATTGATGAAAGAAATTGCTATTCTCGAAATTGAAATAATGCGTTTGGAGCGATATCTACTCTCCCTTTACCGGACAGCTTTTCAGCAGAATCTCCCAGCTTTGTTGGAAAATCAGAAAAGCCATTTACAGGGCAAGATAAGCTCCCCTACCCAGTCTACAACTGACCAATCATATTCCAATGTAGAACTAGATATGTCAAAATGTGGTGCGAACCAATATGACCGAACCTCCACTACATATGTTTTTGCTGGTTCAAGTGATCAGATTCAGACTGCCAAGAAGTCATCATCCATAAGG GAAAAGTTTGCTGATTCTGGCCACCGTAGCCTTGCGGATCATCTCACGGCCTCTCGCATGGATGACGTTCTTAGTTATCCTGATAGGCTGTCTGAAGAAATAGTGAGATGCATATCTTGTATATACTGCAAATTTGCCAACCCCGAAATTCTTGCTCAAAAGGGATTATCAGTTTCTTCTACTTCGTCGTTATCATCATCAAGCACATTTTCTCCGAGAAATCTTTCAGGCAGCTGGAGCTCACATCACAATGAGGAGAGCACTGAGCAATATGAATTTGACGTCTGTAAAGATGACAGCAGGCCATATTCTACAATGATAGAAATTTTGAAGATATGTCTAGATGACGATAGTTTCAATTATGCCACTGCAATGCTTCATAAGTTCAG GTCACTGGTTAAGAGCCTTGAAAAGGTTGACCCAAGAAACATGAAGCGTGAAGAAAAGCTAACATTTTGGATTAATATTCACAATGCCCTGGTGATGCAT GCTTATTTAGCCTATGGAACTCAAAATTCTGTCAGAAGTTCTTCAATCTTGAAG GCAGCTTATAATGTGGGTGGCCACTGCGTAAATGCTTATGTCATACAGAGCTCCATATTAGGGATACGACCACACTATTCTGCACCG TGGCTACAGACGCTCTTTTCTCCAGGAAAAAAGCTTGCGACGGGAAATTCCAGACATGCGTATGCCATTGAGTACCCTGAGCCACTTGTTCACTTTGCACTGTGTTTGGGTGCATCTTCTGATCCTGTG ATCCAGGTTTACACGGCGAAGAATGTATTTCAGGATCTTAAAGCAGCGAAAGAGGAGTTTATAAGAGCTACAGTTTGCATTAACAAGGACAAAAAGATTTATCTTCCTAAAATCATATGCTATTTTGCAAAAGATATGTCCCTGAGCACGGATGGACTACTTGAAACTGTCATGGAATCTCTACCGGAAACTCAAATGAAACTAGTCAGATCCTGCATGAAGGACAGAGCCGATAAGTTGATTTATTGGTTACCACAAAGTTGGACATTTAGATATTTGATCCAGAAACAAGTAATCCAAGGAAGGTTATCCATTTAA